A stretch of the Clostridiales bacterium genome encodes the following:
- a CDS encoding ribokinase: MKILNFGSLNLDYVYRVDHFAGPGETLSALSREVKPGGKGLNQSIALARAGARVFHAGCLGKGGEMLRELLEKDGVDTSLLRPVEEMQGHTVIQVDPEGENSILLYGGSNRCVTEEQVDETLAAFGPEDWLLLQNEISMNGRIVNRAYERGMRIVLNPSPYDGRLAEVDFAKLSWVLVNEVEAEQMTGTQDPEQAWEIMHRRWPDLSAVITLGSRGSAAFARGGNGTETARQEAVKVQAVDTTAAGDTFTGYFIAGLAAGKPLCECMAQASLAAAISVTRPGAADSIPRAEELEKGETGR, from the coding sequence ATGAAAATCCTGAACTTCGGCTCGCTGAACCTGGACTATGTATACCGGGTGGACCATTTTGCCGGCCCCGGGGAAACGCTCAGCGCGCTCTCCCGGGAGGTGAAGCCCGGCGGAAAGGGACTGAACCAGTCCATCGCGCTGGCGCGGGCCGGCGCACGGGTATTCCACGCAGGCTGCCTGGGGAAAGGCGGCGAAATGCTGCGGGAACTCCTGGAGAAGGACGGGGTGGATACCTCCCTGCTGCGGCCGGTGGAGGAGATGCAGGGGCATACGGTGATCCAGGTGGACCCGGAAGGGGAGAACAGCATCCTGCTGTACGGCGGGTCCAACCGGTGTGTAACGGAAGAACAGGTGGATGAAACGCTGGCAGCCTTCGGACCGGAGGACTGGCTCCTGCTGCAGAATGAGATCAGCATGAACGGCCGGATTGTGAACCGGGCGTATGAGCGGGGTATGCGGATTGTGCTGAATCCGTCCCCTTATGACGGGCGGCTGGCGGAAGTGGATTTCGCGAAGCTCAGCTGGGTGCTGGTGAACGAGGTGGAAGCGGAGCAGATGACCGGCACGCAGGATCCCGAACAGGCATGGGAAATCATGCACCGCCGCTGGCCGGACCTTTCCGCGGTGATCACCCTGGGCAGCCGCGGCAGCGCGGCCTTTGCCCGGGGAGGGAACGGGACCGAGACGGCCCGGCAGGAAGCCGTGAAGGTGCAGGCAGTGGATACCACGGCGGCCGGGGATACTTTTACCGGATACTTTATCGCGGGGCTGGCAGCGGGAAAACCGCTCTGCGAATGCATGGCGCAGGCGTCGCTGGCGGCGGCCATCAGCGTGACCCGGCCCGGGGCCGCGGATTCCATTCCCCGGGCGGAAGAACTGGAGAAGGGAGAGACCGGACGATGA
- a CDS encoding family 78 glycoside hydrolase catalytic domain, which produces MIQQASWIAMDGAASTVVPVFRRKFSGAKGIWSAALEVTCDGVYEARLNGERIGNFILAPGWTEYRKRLQVQRYDISDMLQEENVLEITVANGWYRRTNAPWTGTHNPDEFLPAMVIAALQMRGKDGIVETILTDESWEVSESNVTLSGIFIGEDVDMTREPRFVPAKVCDYPKSMLIPQEGPEVHEQETVYPRASFRTPKGEWVIDFGQNLAGYMAFDLDAHAGERLSVSTAEVLDRDGNFYTANYRSARSQLHYTCREGKQSYRPRFTFFGFRYLRIDEAPEGFTADQIRAVVLHSEMTRTGWLESSDPMLNQLFSNTIWSQKSNYLDIPTDCPQRDERYGWTGDAQIFCRAATYQFDVRQFFRKWLADMRAAQHDNGWVPDVVPSLTAYRPGGGAWSDAVTIIPWQLYETYGDLSFLSDMYEVMEKWIAYIPTVSATEDLWTGCWTYGDWLALDWPEDYVPANIELAKRGASNDDLLCSAFYANSVDIVIRSGKLLGKDVGEYEALHARIVSAFRKRFGGQLNTQTEKVLALHFNLAENPQETADALAAQVRDCGMHLQTGLVGTPYLLHELTRYGHTDIAWSLLLRKEYPGWMYSVSRGATTTWEHWDGIKPDGTFWDEDMNSYNHYAYASVADWVFGEACGIRPAEPGFARARIAPQPDDRLDSLCGVFDTVHGRIRSAWKHTEGGIRYEIDTPVPAEIVIGGKTYHVEKGSYLFGETGA; this is translated from the coding sequence ATGATTCAGCAGGCATCCTGGATTGCCATGGACGGCGCTGCCTCCACGGTGGTGCCGGTGTTCCGCAGGAAATTTTCCGGCGCGAAGGGGATATGGTCCGCTGCACTGGAGGTCACCTGCGACGGCGTGTATGAGGCCCGGCTGAACGGGGAGCGGATCGGAAACTTTATCCTGGCCCCGGGCTGGACGGAATACCGCAAGCGCCTCCAGGTGCAGCGGTACGATATTTCGGACATGCTGCAGGAAGAGAACGTCCTGGAGATCACCGTTGCCAACGGCTGGTACCGCCGGACGAACGCGCCGTGGACCGGCACGCACAATCCGGATGAGTTCCTGCCGGCCATGGTGATCGCCGCCCTGCAGATGCGGGGAAAGGACGGCATCGTGGAGACGATCCTGACGGATGAAAGCTGGGAAGTCTCCGAAAGCAATGTCACGCTCAGCGGGATCTTCATCGGCGAGGACGTGGATATGACCCGGGAGCCGCGTTTTGTGCCGGCAAAGGTATGCGACTATCCGAAATCCATGCTGATTCCCCAGGAAGGACCGGAGGTGCACGAGCAGGAAACGGTGTATCCCCGCGCGTCCTTCCGCACCCCGAAGGGGGAATGGGTGATCGACTTCGGCCAGAACCTGGCGGGCTATATGGCCTTTGACCTGGATGCGCATGCCGGGGAACGGCTGTCCGTTTCCACGGCGGAGGTGCTGGACCGGGATGGAAACTTCTACACGGCCAACTACCGCTCCGCCCGCAGCCAGCTGCATTACACCTGCCGGGAAGGGAAGCAGAGCTACCGGCCGCGGTTTACCTTCTTCGGGTTCCGCTACCTGCGGATTGACGAGGCGCCGGAAGGCTTTACGGCAGACCAGATCCGCGCAGTCGTGCTGCACTCGGAGATGACGCGCACCGGTTGGCTGGAAAGCAGCGACCCGATGCTGAACCAGCTGTTCAGCAATACGATCTGGAGCCAGAAGAGCAACTACCTGGATATCCCGACAGACTGCCCGCAGCGGGATGAGCGCTACGGCTGGACCGGCGACGCGCAGATCTTCTGCCGGGCGGCCACTTATCAGTTTGACGTGCGGCAGTTCTTCCGCAAATGGCTGGCGGATATGCGGGCGGCCCAGCATGATAACGGCTGGGTGCCGGACGTGGTGCCGAGCCTCACGGCCTACCGGCCCGGCGGCGGTGCCTGGTCCGACGCGGTGACGATCATCCCCTGGCAGCTGTATGAAACCTATGGCGACCTGTCTTTCCTTTCGGACATGTATGAAGTCATGGAAAAATGGATCGCGTATATCCCGACGGTTTCCGCCACGGAGGACCTGTGGACCGGCTGCTGGACCTATGGCGACTGGCTGGCGCTGGACTGGCCGGAGGATTATGTGCCCGCGAACATCGAGCTGGCCAAGCGCGGCGCCAGCAATGACGACCTGCTGTGCAGCGCGTTCTACGCCAACTCAGTGGATATCGTGATCCGCAGCGGAAAACTGCTGGGAAAGGACGTTGGCGAATATGAGGCACTGCATGCCCGGATCGTTTCCGCGTTCCGCAAACGCTTCGGCGGGCAGCTGAACACCCAGACGGAAAAGGTGCTGGCGCTTCATTTCAACCTTGCGGAGAACCCGCAGGAGACGGCGGACGCCCTGGCCGCGCAGGTCCGGGACTGCGGTATGCACCTGCAGACCGGCCTCGTCGGTACGCCGTACCTGCTGCACGAGCTGACCCGGTACGGGCATACGGATATCGCCTGGTCCCTGCTGCTGCGGAAGGAATACCCGGGCTGGATGTACTCCGTTTCCCGGGGCGCCACCACCACCTGGGAGCACTGGGACGGCATCAAGCCGGACGGCACCTTCTGGGATGAAGATATGAACTCCTATAACCATTACGCCTACGCCTCCGTGGCGGATTGGGTGTTCGGGGAAGCCTGCGGCATCCGACCGGCGGAGCCCGGCTTTGCCCGCGCGCGGATCGCTCCGCAACCGGATGACCGCCTGGACAGCCTGTGCGGAGTGTTCGATACCGTGCACGGGCGGATCCGCTCCGCGTGGAAGCACACGGAGGGCGGAATCCGCTATGAGATCGATACGCCGGTGCCGGCGGAGATCGTAATCGGCGGAAAGACATACCATGTGGAAAAGGGAAGCTACCTCTTCGGGGAAACAGGCGCCTGA